A genome region from Tolypothrix sp. PCC 7712 includes the following:
- a CDS encoding VanZ family protein, with translation MKANRFWVFAFWVYFGILMSISLSAYLKIIPTELAQFPHYDTILHFLLLGIAAFISHLAGNKRKIQILNISLPLAPMIVILICVIDEIIQFFVPYRSFDLFDLTADLCGIVFFTWLAERKKLKTS, from the coding sequence ATGAAAGCTAATAGATTTTGGGTATTTGCATTTTGGGTTTACTTTGGCATTTTGATGTCTATCTCGCTATCTGCATATCTAAAAATTATCCCCACCGAACTAGCGCAATTTCCTCATTATGATACTATTTTGCATTTTCTTCTATTAGGTATAGCCGCTTTTATCAGCCATTTAGCTGGGAATAAACGTAAAATTCAAATTTTGAATATTTCTTTGCCATTGGCTCCCATGATTGTGATATTAATTTGTGTAATAGATGAAATAATTCAATTCTTTGTACCTTATCGTTCTTTTGATTTATTTGATTTAACTGCTGACCTTTGCGGTATTGTTTTTTTTACTTGGTTAGCAGAAAGAAAAAAACTGAAAACCTCGTAA
- a CDS encoding amylo-alpha-1,6-glucosidase, whose translation MTSDILMTPEKIFLDGKTYIPAEQLPIPEWPCVISERPQPTLTVKDDDLFFITDTIGNISGCSLNDGNPSMGLFCCDTRFLSRLELQIEGRSPVLLSSTADKGFALSVLCTNPRIDERLKADTVGIRRELVLNGALFEEIEVSNYSTTTVSFELSISFDADFVDLFEVRGYGRDQRGRLLRLVEPTPEDGTAADGGSPLQNHSAMVRDESLTLAYQGLDGLVMESRINFQHRQPDYFKGYTAVWQLELASHETQKLGYRVNMLRNNQSSSTVSAAVTLAQAKAAELMEEQHWVQQITRISTDKSTFNRVVERAEQDMYLLRQSFGKNKTVSAGVPWFSALFGRDSIITASQTLMLNPRIAKETLTLLATYQGKVDDEWREEEPGKILHELRLGEMARCQEIPHTPYYGTVDATPLWLMLYAEYYAWTHDQETLEQLWPNALAAMEWIDRNTKETSYLSYYRKSKRGLANQGWKDSGDCIVDHKGELANGPIALCEVQAYVYAAKMRLAEIARMKKRLDLADRWLEEARNLKLRFNHDFWMEDQDFCALALDGDGKQVDSITSNPGHCLHLGIFTPEKAYSVAERLRAPDMFNGWGIRTLSSLSPAYNPMGYHVGSVWPHDNAIIAMGLRSLGLIDQALELFQGLVDMTTQQPYQRPPELFCGYERNGDNAPVQYPVACTPQAWATGSIFQLLQMIVNLVPDAQNNCLRIIDPALPESINRLSLHNLHVGPTVLDLEFERSGSTTACRVAKKRGNLRVVIEA comes from the coding sequence ATGACATCGGATATACTGATGACACCGGAAAAAATTTTCTTAGACGGAAAGACTTATATTCCAGCAGAACAGTTACCTATCCCGGAGTGGCCTTGTGTTATAAGCGAAAGACCACAACCAACGCTGACGGTCAAAGATGATGATTTATTTTTTATCACAGATACAATAGGCAACATTTCTGGATGCTCTCTGAACGATGGTAATCCCAGTATGGGGCTATTTTGCTGTGATACGCGTTTTTTGAGCCGCCTAGAGTTGCAGATTGAAGGGCGATCGCCTGTTTTACTCAGCAGTACTGCAGATAAAGGGTTTGCACTCTCGGTTCTGTGTACTAATCCCAGAATCGATGAACGTCTCAAAGCTGATACTGTCGGGATTCGTCGCGAACTAGTGCTAAATGGGGCGCTGTTTGAAGAAATTGAAGTTTCTAACTACAGCACCACTACCGTTAGTTTTGAACTGAGTATCAGCTTTGATGCCGATTTTGTGGATTTATTTGAAGTGCGTGGCTATGGCAGAGATCAGCGCGGTAGACTGTTACGCTTAGTAGAGCCAACGCCAGAAGATGGAACAGCTGCTGATGGTGGTTCACCACTACAAAATCACTCTGCGATGGTGCGGGATGAATCCTTAACCCTCGCCTATCAAGGTTTAGATGGTTTGGTGATGGAATCGCGGATTAATTTCCAGCATCGCCAACCAGACTATTTTAAGGGTTACACTGCGGTATGGCAGCTAGAGTTAGCTTCTCACGAAACCCAAAAGTTGGGTTATCGGGTGAATATGTTGCGAAATAATCAATCGAGTTCTACTGTTAGTGCGGCGGTGACTTTAGCACAAGCCAAAGCCGCTGAATTAATGGAAGAACAGCATTGGGTGCAACAAATTACCCGCATCAGTACCGATAAAAGCACTTTTAACCGAGTGGTGGAACGGGCGGAACAAGATATGTATTTGTTGCGCCAGTCCTTTGGCAAAAATAAGACTGTTTCGGCTGGTGTACCTTGGTTTTCGGCATTGTTTGGGCGAGATTCCATCATTACAGCTTCCCAAACTTTGATGTTAAATCCCCGCATTGCCAAAGAAACCTTGACGCTATTAGCGACATACCAAGGCAAAGTAGATGATGAGTGGCGTGAAGAAGAACCAGGAAAGATTTTACACGAGTTGCGCTTAGGGGAAATGGCCAGGTGTCAGGAAATTCCTCATACACCTTACTACGGTACAGTTGATGCCACACCCCTATGGCTGATGCTTTATGCTGAATATTATGCCTGGACGCATGATCAAGAAACTTTAGAGCAGCTTTGGCCCAATGCTTTAGCAGCAATGGAGTGGATTGACCGCAATACTAAAGAAACTAGCTACTTGAGCTACTATCGTAAATCCAAACGCGGTCTGGCTAACCAAGGCTGGAAAGATTCCGGCGATTGTATTGTAGACCATAAGGGAGAGTTAGCTAACGGCCCCATCGCCCTTTGTGAGGTGCAAGCTTATGTCTATGCAGCGAAAATGCGCCTGGCTGAAATTGCACGGATGAAAAAGCGGCTGGATTTAGCAGATCGTTGGCTAGAGGAAGCCAGAAATCTGAAATTGCGGTTTAACCACGATTTCTGGATGGAAGACCAAGATTTCTGCGCCTTGGCTTTGGATGGTGATGGTAAGCAAGTAGATAGTATTACCTCAAACCCTGGCCATTGTTTACATTTGGGCATCTTTACACCCGAAAAAGCCTACAGCGTCGCCGAACGCTTACGCGCCCCCGATATGTTTAATGGTTGGGGAATACGCACACTCAGCAGTTTATCGCCAGCTTATAACCCAATGGGCTATCACGTTGGTTCAGTGTGGCCCCATGATAACGCCATCATTGCAATGGGATTGCGATCGCTAGGGTTAATCGATCAAGCTTTAGAACTCTTCCAAGGTTTGGTAGATATGACTACCCAGCAACCATATCAACGTCCCCCAGAACTGTTCTGTGGTTACGAACGCAACGGTGATAATGCGCCTGTACAATATCCTGTCGCTTGTACTCCCCAAGCTTGGGCGACTGGTAGTATTTTCCAACTGCTACAAATGATCGTCAACCTCGTCCCTGACGCGCAAAATAACTGCTTGCGAATCATCGATCCGGCTTTACCAGAGTCAATCAATCGCCTTTCCCTGCATAATTTGCACGTCGGCCCTACCGTCCTCGATTTAGAATTTGAGCGTTCTGGTAGCACTACCGCTTGTCGTGTAGCTAAAAAACGCGGCAATTTACGAGTGGTGATTGAAGCTTAG